The DNA region GTGCCAGGGCACATAAAAGTAAGACCAATACCAAGTATAGATTTGGAAACAACTACAGAAACTCAGGACACAATGTCATTCTTTAAATTTCACCTCCCCcaccaaacaaaagaaaatgaaaaaagaaactCTGCACACGTAACCATTTGACACCAACCAGGGCGTAAGAAGGCCTTTGTTAATTCCTAATTCCCCAAACCCGTGAATCTGTTCACTTCCTatagttttttgttttcatttttaaagaaataaaaccTTTAAATGCTACAAACCTAGTTGAAAGTTTGCAGCTAAGCAAGCTTAAGCAGAATTTCAAAGATCAGTGCAATGAAATTTAATCCAGGTCCATCATTACCTGACAACTTCACAGGTTATCGAAGGTGGAGAGATCAAGGTGCATCTGGTCATGGGAGGAAAGATCAAGTTGCATATCCAGTTGCATATGGTCGTGGGTGGAAAGATCAAGTTGCATTTGGTCGTGGGCGGAGAGATCAAGGTGCATCTCTTGATCATGGGAGGAAAGAACAAGTTGCATCTCCTGATCATGGGTTGTGGCACTGGGAGAAATGCTAAATTGGATAGACGGAGTATAGTTGAGCTGAGATGGAGTATAATTGAGCTGGTAGTTTACAGGTATTGATCCGAAGATTTTGAATTTTCCCGCACTATCAATAGCTACCTCTGCATCagaacatttcttgaaaacaactCTAGCACGACTGCTCTCCCTATCAACTTCTGTTTCAGCTTCCTTCAGAGGTCCAAAGCGCCTAAACATTCTATTTAGCTTTATTTCTGAGGGAACAGAATTCACCTCAGTGAAGTTCATAACAAGTTCTGTTGGGGCATTCTCATCCACATAGCCAACAGGTTTCTCTGGCGGCAAAACATTAACGGTTTGGGAATACCGCTTCCTGGTGTATGGCCTGCGACCCTCTTGAGGGGATTTTTCTGGTTGGGCAAGAACAACAGGTTGATAATTAACCTTCCTGCCCCTTCGAGGTGTTTGCTCTTCAGCGCCATTTTGGATTACCCTGTCTGTCCAATAAGTATCATTCATATCATCAAATTCAAAAGTTTCCGGCAACCCAAATGCAGAATTTGACTTCCTCTTTCTACCACCAACTTTGTCCACAGCTACATGCTCCATCCCAGGAAGCTGACCTACAGCTACCGAATTCCTAAAATCACAGAAGAAATTAACAACAGTTTTCAAGCTATGGTAATCCTTCCGCGGATCTTCTGCTGCCGACTGAAGTTGTGACAGTAATTCATCTAGCGATGAGTACTCTGTTCCATCAATTGTTTTCCCTCTATGGACATCACCAGAACTCTGGAAGGCAACAGCAGATCCATCCCCAGCAGGTCTGTCACTGTTGGACTTCACAATAGGAGACCCTGTAAGTTGGCTTGCAACTCTCTGGATACATTCACCAATCTTAAAAGACTGCTTTGGGGCAGGTGTGGTATTAGAAACTTTTGCAACGGTAACTTTCCTTCCATCGTCATCAACATGATACTCAAAACCCTTCCGTCTCTTGCCAGAGGATGGTGAGACCAAACCATCAGTTTCGTTCCCATCCAACCAATCACCGCCGTCTAGAGAATCTAGGCCGCCGTCCATTAATTCCGACAGGCTTCTTTCTTTTACCTTAGAATACACGCCACCTCTTAAATTATGTTTACGCTTGTGAGAATACGTAATAATGTCGGGGCCAGAGAAAGTACCTTTAACATCCTTACCATTAGGAGTTGTATGCTCAATCCTTTCATCTTTGTTTTCCAATATATCTCCACAAGATTGGAATTTTGGCAAGTTGTAGTAACCCTTCAAGCGATAAAATGCTAACATATGAGCCTTAGCTATCACAACTTCTAATCGGTCACTGTTACCAGACGGAAACCGTGATAAAGCTTTTATGTATTCCAGTAATTTATTACATTCAAGAGAACTGGCActtgccgattcatccacttcATCTCTTCTACTGGATTCTTGGCAGATCCCAGCATTTTCAACTTTCTGGAACCTCATCTTCTCATAGACTTCTTTTGGTATGCAAGAGCATGCTAGCCCCAATCCAACACGTCTCGAAACTTCTTCCAGTGCACAATTGACAGCATTCTGGAACGCTTCTGAATTACCTTGCTTTTCTGACTGGGAAAAGTAAGATCGAAAAGGCCTTAAACTAGATGGTTCATTCCAAGCAAACGTACGGTCCCCAAAATATGCTACCAAAAAGCAATCTTTTTTGTGATATTTCATTGCCTTCTCAGATGCAACTGTATAATCAAATATCTGTCCAGGCCACCATGGATGGCTCTTCACTTTACCCCAAACTAAATCAGATGCAGAGAACACATGATTTTCTGGTGGCAGCTCATATCTCGGTTGAGGCACAATTTCTGAGCTTCCTTCGATAGCTTCTTGTTTAAGAATGTCCTCTTCACCCGCTTTTGGTTGTTCAGCATCAGTGGCTTCTTTTTCACCTTCCATGTATTGCCCTCCGTGTAAACCATCTAGCACAGCATCAGTAAATTGTTCTTTAACTCCTACCTCATGCACAACATTGGTCTCAGCTGCAGTCACAGAATCCAAAACCTCCTCAGTGTCCATGGGAGTAATATCCCTTTCATCTTCTATCTGTTCCCCTCCATTTAATACACCCTCAGCATCACTCACTTGTTCATTGACTTCCTCTGCTTCCATATCGGGATGAATTGGAGCAACATAAGCAGTCGCAGACTTTTCTAAACACTTTTCAGACTCCAGGGATTGATCTGCTCCATCCACGCCAACCTGTTCAGCACCATTACCGTGGCTGTCCTTTTCCATCTCTTGCTCTGTATTTGATTCAACCAGCACAGTATCATGGAACGTGTTCTTGCCTATACTCTCTTCAGGCTTCATGTGCAGTTCTTTTTCAGAATTCAAAAGGCCCCTTCCATCTGTTACTGAAACTACACCTCCAGGAATTACTTGAGCAGGCAGAGATAAGGTAGTTGAAACCAAAGCAATATCATGAACCATGTCCTCTACACTCTCTTCAGGTTTCAAGAACTGGCTTTTTTCCGAATCTTGTGCACCTGTTGCTCCCGTGTCACTTCCAAGAACTACTTGAGGCGGCATAG from Malus domestica chromosome 01, GDT2T_hap1 includes:
- the LOC103432529 gene encoding uncharacterized protein, which codes for MDEQKDMDFALGSGSESTVSVSGHVAGETLAGAEACVSEGQVEGSFGEDVGDDEGGDCEGDDIMVEVLGSNVYVGGVCTNGDGGDEGVGRDESVEVDMGSEGNVRSSGGDGGKVGELDSVAADISSTVIETQVVHFEEAEMVVRQDVDSEEVNVSDEKAQDATAENGLGGSLIEPVGSETQVVVSEVVRESVEVSAGGLVEVVEHEKKLVVGEVDALNDLKAQKAGVSDDEVWNPGIEKATVTVNEEGNPKPSSEQSQVSAGGDDVAGVDNVDILTSKVAGKETGKTNENSSNPVEEQLVKIEPVGGSTHSGSNVPENSVSSPMPPQVVLGSDTGATGAQDSEKSQFLKPEESVEDMVHDIALVSTTLSLPAQVIPGGVVSVTDGRGLLNSEKELHMKPEESIGKNTFHDTVLVESNTEQEMEKDSHGNGAEQVGVDGADQSLESEKCLEKSATAYVAPIHPDMEAEEVNEQVSDAEGVLNGGEQIEDERDITPMDTEEVLDSVTAAETNVVHEVGVKEQFTDAVLDGLHGGQYMEGEKEATDAEQPKAGEEDILKQEAIEGSSEIVPQPRYELPPENHVFSASDLVWGKVKSHPWWPGQIFDYTVASEKAMKYHKKDCFLVAYFGDRTFAWNEPSSLRPFRSYFSQSEKQGNSEAFQNAVNCALEEVSRRVGLGLACSCIPKEVYEKMRFQKVENAGICQESSRRDEVDESASASSLECNKLLEYIKALSRFPSGNSDRLEVVIAKAHMLAFYRLKGYYNLPKFQSCGDILENKDERIEHTTPNGKDVKGTFSGPDIITYSHKRKHNLRGGVYSKVKERSLSELMDGGLDSLDGGDWLDGNETDGLVSPSSGKRRKGFEYHVDDDGRKVTVAKVSNTTPAPKQSFKIGECIQRVASQLTGSPIVKSNSDRPAGDGSAVAFQSSGDVHRGKTIDGTEYSSLDELLSQLQSAAEDPRKDYHSLKTVVNFFCDFRNSVAVGQLPGMEHVAVDKVGGRKRKSNSAFGLPETFEFDDMNDTYWTDRVIQNGAEEQTPRRGRKVNYQPVVLAQPEKSPQEGRRPYTRKRYSQTVNVLPPEKPVGYVDENAPTELVMNFTEVNSVPSEIKLNRMFRRFGPLKEAETEVDRESSRARVVFKKCSDAEVAIDSAGKFKIFGSIPVNYQLNYTPSQLNYTPSIQFSISPSATTHDQEMQLVLSSHDQEMHLDLSAHDQMQLDLSTHDHMQLDMQLDLSSHDQMHLDLSTFDNL